Proteins encoded in a region of the Bubalus bubalis isolate 160015118507 breed Murrah chromosome 9, NDDB_SH_1, whole genome shotgun sequence genome:
- the LOC102410792 gene encoding histone H3.3A-like, with protein MAQTKQTARKSTGGKAARKQLATKAARKSAPSTGGVKKPHRYRPGTVELREIRRYQKSTELLIRKLPFQRLVREIAQDFKTDLRFQSAAIGALQEASEAYLVGLFEDTNLCAIHAKRVTIMPKDIQLARRIRGERA; from the coding sequence ATGGCCCAAACCAAGCAGACTGCTCGTAAGTCAACGGGTGGGAAAGCGGCCCGCAAGCAGCTGGCGACCAAAGCGGCCAGGAAAAGCGCCCCTTCTACTGGCGGGGTAAAAAAACCTCATCGCTACAGGCCCGGGACTGTTGAGCTTCGAGAAATCCGTCGTTACCAGAAATCCACCGAGCTTCTGATCCGGAAACTGCCTTTCCAGAGGTTGGTGAGGGAGATCGCCCAGGATTTCAAAACCGACTTGAGGTTCCAGAGTGCCGCCATCGGCGCGCTGCAGGAGGCTAGCGAAGCGTACCTGGTGGGTTTGTTTGAAGATACTAATCTGTGTGCCATCCACGCTAAGAGAGTCACCATCATGCCCAAAGACATCCAGTTGGCTCGCCGGATACGGGGAGAGAGAGCTTAA